One genomic region from Leptospira tipperaryensis encodes:
- a CDS encoding acyl-CoA dehydrogenase family protein, whose amino-acid sequence MDFKLSEDELMFINLFSDFCKKEIEPYAEEADKKKEIPKSHFHKLAQIGYIGLPHEEEYGGQNAGTFRSLLSMQTLGKACGSTFFSVGASGGLFGLPIHHFGKEEQKRKYLPEINQGTKIGSLGITEPDSGSDVSAIKTVAKEISKGVYHLSGQKTYITNSPIADYCLVLSRVQDLNGKEKGLTHFFVDLNSKGVQRSAPMEKLGLKGSQTGALFFEDVEVSSEDILGTLGKGFRQTMQTFNMERLSLAAWSIGLMEACLEESKTFASTRRSFGKPIAQHQSVGNLLAEIYTKLEASRWFTYNVAWEMGEADKLGKGNMHLSGKCASCKLFATTSAREVTNLAVQIHGGAGFMEEYKVARLYRDVRLGEIGGGTSEIQKLIIAGSIMKK is encoded by the coding sequence ATGGACTTCAAGTTATCAGAAGATGAACTAATGTTCATTAATTTATTTTCCGATTTCTGTAAAAAAGAAATCGAACCCTATGCGGAAGAAGCGGATAAGAAAAAAGAAATTCCAAAATCTCATTTTCATAAACTTGCTCAGATCGGCTACATAGGACTACCTCACGAAGAAGAATACGGCGGTCAAAATGCGGGAACCTTTCGCTCTTTGCTTTCCATGCAAACCTTAGGAAAGGCTTGCGGTTCGACTTTTTTTTCCGTAGGAGCTTCCGGAGGACTTTTCGGACTGCCTATTCATCATTTTGGAAAGGAAGAACAGAAAAGAAAATACTTACCCGAGATCAATCAAGGAACCAAAATCGGTTCTCTCGGAATTACGGAACCGGATTCCGGCTCCGACGTCTCAGCGATTAAGACGGTCGCGAAAGAAATTTCCAAAGGTGTCTATCATCTTTCGGGTCAGAAAACTTATATCACAAACTCTCCAATCGCGGATTATTGCCTCGTTCTTTCTCGAGTTCAAGATCTCAATGGAAAAGAAAAAGGTCTGACTCATTTTTTCGTGGACCTGAATTCGAAAGGAGTTCAGAGATCGGCTCCGATGGAAAAACTCGGACTCAAAGGGTCTCAAACGGGAGCTCTCTTTTTTGAAGACGTAGAAGTTTCTTCCGAAGACATCCTCGGAACTCTCGGAAAAGGTTTTCGTCAAACGATGCAGACATTCAACATGGAACGTCTTTCTCTGGCCGCTTGGTCGATAGGACTTATGGAAGCGTGTTTGGAAGAATCTAAAACATTTGCTTCCACTAGAAGAAGTTTTGGGAAACCGATCGCACAACACCAGTCAGTCGGAAATCTTTTAGCGGAAATTTATACAAAATTAGAAGCTTCTCGTTGGTTTACATACAATGTCGCTTGGGAAATGGGAGAAGCCGATAAATTAGGAAAAGGGAATATGCATCTTTCCGGGAAATGTGCTTCCTGTAAACTATTTGCAACCACTTCCGCAAGAGAAGTTACCAATCTCGCCGTTCAAATTCATGGAGGCGCCGGTTTTATGGAAGAATACAAAGTGGCCAGACTCTATCGAGACGTCCGCCTGGGAGAAATCGGCGGAGGAACGAGCGAAATTCAAAAGCTGATCATCGCGGGAAGCATTATGAAAAAATAA
- a CDS encoding cysteine hydrolase family protein, which translates to MKKYRKTLLIIFLLIVWSCSGPLNVRVSTPSSTGTTALLILDVQMDFFPGGKFELEGANKAAIKGESVLKYFREKKLPVFHIQHVSTRKGATFFFPGTPGVEFHSSHTPVPGETIIVKHTVNPFLNTNLLNELNSKNVKRLVIFGMMTHMVVDSTVRSAFDLGFKDIVVISDASATRSLKFESDSIPAEQVHGSFLSALGYIFAKILTASEFIKEELGKNS; encoded by the coding sequence ATGAAAAAATATCGGAAAACACTTTTAATAATCTTTCTTCTGATCGTTTGGAGCTGCTCCGGCCCTTTGAACGTGAGAGTTTCTACGCCGTCTTCAACGGGAACTACCGCTCTTCTGATCTTGGATGTTCAGATGGATTTTTTTCCGGGCGGAAAATTTGAACTGGAAGGAGCAAACAAGGCGGCAATTAAAGGGGAGAGCGTGCTGAAATACTTTCGGGAGAAAAAACTCCCGGTCTTTCATATTCAACACGTATCTACCAGGAAAGGGGCCACTTTCTTTTTTCCCGGAACTCCCGGAGTTGAATTTCATTCCAGTCATACACCCGTTCCCGGAGAAACGATCATCGTAAAACATACTGTAAATCCGTTTTTAAATACGAATCTCCTAAATGAATTGAATTCAAAAAATGTAAAGCGTCTTGTAATTTTTGGAATGATGACTCACATGGTGGTGGATTCTACGGTACGTTCGGCGTTTGATCTTGGATTTAAAGATATCGTAGTCATTTCCGACGCTTCGGCTACTCGTTCCCTGAAATTTGAATCGGATTCTATACCGGCCGAACAAGTCCACGGCTCCTTCTTATCGGCGCTTGGATATATCTTTGCAAAAATATTGACCGCTTCAGAATTTATAAAAGAAGAATTGGGTAAGAATTCTTAG
- a CDS encoding response regulator, translated as MAQAKKYTIFLVDDHPVVRSGLQSEIESDPDFIFAGSASSVKDGIRKMGFSRTDLLISDVSLQDENGIQEIETIKSKFPELKIVFLTMHRDWTYLQKAFALGADGYLLKSESTQSIISALKTVLAGGKVFPEEVKNFRPEAEVKEELGNIVKRLTKREREILNLLAEGKMNREIADELELSVRTVETHRASIFKKLETENIIELGKILIQLKSSGMI; from the coding sequence ATGGCCCAGGCGAAAAAATATACGATCTTTCTCGTTGACGATCATCCCGTTGTGCGTTCAGGATTGCAGTCTGAGATAGAATCCGATCCCGATTTTATATTCGCGGGTTCTGCGAGTTCTGTCAAGGATGGGATTCGAAAGATGGGTTTTTCCAGGACCGATCTTTTGATAAGCGACGTTTCTCTGCAGGATGAGAACGGAATCCAAGAAATTGAAACCATCAAATCTAAATTTCCGGAACTCAAAATCGTCTTTTTGACGATGCATCGGGATTGGACTTATCTTCAAAAAGCTTTCGCCTTAGGAGCGGACGGATATCTTCTAAAGAGCGAATCCACCCAATCCATCATCAGTGCGTTAAAGACCGTTTTAGCCGGAGGAAAGGTATTTCCCGAGGAAGTCAAAAATTTCAGACCCGAAGCGGAAGTTAAGGAAGAACTCGGAAATATTGTTAAACGACTTACAAAACGCGAAAGAGAAATCCTGAATCTCTTAGCCGAAGGAAAGATGAATCGTGAAATCGCCGACGAATTGGAGTTAAGCGTTCGTACGGTTGAGACACATCGGGCTTCGATCTTTAAAAAACTGGAAACGGAAAATATCATAGAACTTGGGAAAATCCTCATTCAACTAAAATCATCCGGTATGATCTAA
- a CDS encoding APC family permease, producing the protein MFSSMVGPGIFITTGYILHTVPNPNLVLLAWILGGFLAVAGAMSYAKSASLFPYAGGDYVYLKEAYSPIVAFASGWLSLSINFSASISLSALAFSKSFFSLINPSWDIYFFEFPFFGLTISIGTAQMLAMGAILLFTIINFFGISTASRIQNLFTGVKILGLIAFVILGFTIGNYETSRFQSFDFFPSSLSGMELLLAGVIPVTYSYLGWNMITYVAEEVKDPDRNIYKAVLYSCALVTVLYILMNFLFLSSGSINELSGDKIGITASSALFGPKATIFITAFICWAFLGSISAYIIGGSRIYFAMARDGFFFPSMAKLHPKHKSPYTSLAFQCVYACLFCFVKEIESLLYLITCSTLLLATITAYTPILFEKRHYKLKFRIPGYPYTTYLYIFSNVVIIATLVWNKPTEAFWGISFTLLSVPMYYYFKITKSSSRPITIPLDADSPEIMATSLLPENEPVPVASGEP; encoded by the coding sequence ATGTTCAGCTCTATGGTTGGACCGGGAATATTTATAACAACAGGATATATTCTTCATACGGTCCCGAATCCAAATCTTGTCCTCCTCGCATGGATCTTAGGAGGATTTCTCGCAGTCGCAGGAGCCATGTCTTACGCGAAATCGGCATCACTCTTTCCCTACGCAGGCGGCGACTACGTCTATCTCAAGGAAGCGTATTCACCGATCGTGGCTTTTGCGAGCGGATGGCTTTCTCTCTCCATAAATTTTTCCGCATCCATCTCACTTTCTGCATTAGCATTTTCTAAATCGTTTTTTTCACTTATCAATCCGTCCTGGGACATCTACTTTTTCGAATTCCCTTTCTTCGGATTAACGATCTCAATCGGAACGGCTCAGATGCTCGCGATGGGAGCGATTCTTCTTTTTACCATTATTAATTTTTTTGGAATTTCTACGGCTTCGAGAATTCAAAATCTTTTCACCGGAGTAAAAATATTAGGACTGATCGCCTTTGTCATCTTAGGATTCACGATCGGAAACTATGAAACTTCCCGATTTCAGTCTTTTGATTTTTTTCCATCCAGCCTAAGCGGAATGGAACTCCTTCTCGCAGGAGTGATTCCCGTGACTTATTCTTATCTTGGATGGAATATGATCACTTATGTTGCGGAGGAAGTAAAAGACCCGGATCGGAACATCTACAAAGCGGTTCTCTATTCCTGTGCGTTAGTCACCGTTCTCTACATTCTTATGAATTTTCTTTTCTTGAGTTCGGGATCCATCAACGAACTTTCGGGAGATAAGATCGGGATCACGGCCTCTTCCGCGCTTTTCGGACCCAAAGCCACGATCTTTATTACGGCGTTTATCTGTTGGGCATTCTTAGGATCCATCTCCGCTTACATCATCGGAGGCTCCAGAATTTATTTTGCGATGGCGAGAGACGGATTTTTCTTTCCGAGTATGGCCAAACTCCATCCAAAACACAAGAGCCCTTATACTTCCCTCGCATTTCAGTGCGTTTATGCTTGTTTGTTTTGTTTTGTAAAGGAGATCGAAAGTCTTCTCTATCTCATCACTTGTTCGACTCTTCTCCTCGCAACGATCACGGCCTATACGCCGATTCTTTTTGAAAAAAGACATTACAAATTGAAGTTTAGAATACCGGGATATCCTTATACAACGTATCTCTATATCTTTTCGAATGTAGTCATCATAGCAACCTTGGTATGGAACAAACCGACGGAAGCCTTCTGGGGAATCAGTTTCACCCTTCTCTCCGTTCCTATGTATTACTATTTTAAAATTACAAAGAGTTCTTCACGTCCGATTACGATTCCTCTCGATGCAGATTCTCCAGAGATAATGGCGACGAGCTTGCTTCCAGAAAACGAACCCGTTCCGGTCGCGAGCGGGGAACCGTAG
- a CDS encoding leucyl aminopeptidase family protein, which translates to MKLDKNKIQISIGKNTSKSFYKLQVLFKDHFPENLKTKFSLQTSSGIFTGDYGQTFSDEAEKILYLGLGDSSKIKIRSVAQLFFPFGEKLKKWDGVGLEIHLPKILTTSLPADLLIYQIVNSLEQGAFAINVLSKEFRENSKKTGSVSFILQDAAKAKEAEKGLKRGKVVSRYINGARYIAHLPANHFTPEEFVSRSKEIAKDNGLKITVFDEAQLKKEKMGGILAVCEGSDKKAKMIILEYTPAKPSTKKKLAIIGKGLTFDSGGISIKPAQDMHEMKYDMCGAAAAIHAIGAIAELGLGVPVIAAIGVAENMPDAAALKPGDVYTAHNGITVEVQNTDAEGRLVLGDVLSYVGKKFKPDYMLDLATLTGAIIISLGHEAAGVMSNSEPLTTLLKEASQTSDERIWEMPLWDEYADELKSDIADIRNIASRAGGSLSAAKFLEKFVDSGIAWAHIDIAGAAWRKKGSGTQIGNGPTGYGVRLLVDLAEKIGKKK; encoded by the coding sequence ATGAAACTGGATAAGAATAAGATCCAAATCTCGATCGGCAAAAATACTTCTAAGTCTTTCTACAAATTACAGGTTCTCTTCAAAGATCATTTTCCGGAGAATCTAAAAACAAAGTTCTCTCTTCAGACTTCTTCCGGAATCTTTACCGGAGATTATGGACAAACGTTTTCCGATGAAGCCGAAAAGATTCTCTATCTCGGATTGGGTGATTCTTCCAAAATTAAAATCAGAAGTGTGGCTCAGCTTTTCTTTCCCTTCGGAGAAAAACTAAAAAAATGGGACGGGGTGGGACTTGAAATTCATCTTCCAAAAATTCTTACCACTTCGCTTCCAGCCGACTTACTCATCTATCAAATCGTAAATTCTCTGGAACAAGGCGCGTTTGCGATCAACGTCTTATCTAAAGAATTTCGTGAGAATTCAAAAAAGACAGGAAGTGTTTCCTTTATCCTTCAAGACGCCGCAAAAGCAAAGGAAGCCGAAAAAGGTCTGAAACGTGGAAAGGTCGTCAGTCGTTATATCAACGGGGCCCGTTATATCGCTCACCTTCCTGCGAATCATTTTACTCCGGAAGAATTTGTTTCCCGCTCTAAAGAAATAGCGAAGGACAACGGACTGAAGATCACCGTCTTTGACGAAGCCCAGCTCAAAAAAGAAAAGATGGGTGGGATTCTCGCGGTCTGCGAAGGCTCCGATAAAAAAGCAAAGATGATCATTTTGGAATATACTCCGGCGAAACCTAGCACAAAGAAAAAACTCGCGATCATAGGCAAAGGACTCACTTTCGATTCCGGTGGAATCAGCATCAAACCCGCTCAGGACATGCACGAAATGAAATACGATATGTGCGGAGCCGCGGCGGCAATTCACGCAATCGGAGCAATCGCCGAACTTGGATTAGGTGTTCCGGTTATCGCAGCCATCGGGGTCGCGGAAAATATGCCGGACGCAGCCGCTCTCAAACCGGGCGACGTTTATACGGCTCACAATGGAATTACAGTAGAAGTTCAAAATACGGACGCGGAAGGTCGTTTGGTTTTAGGAGACGTTCTCTCTTACGTAGGAAAAAAATTCAAACCGGACTATATGCTGGATCTTGCAACTCTTACGGGAGCGATCATCATATCTCTGGGACACGAAGCCGCCGGTGTGATGAGTAACTCCGAACCTCTCACGACACTTTTGAAAGAAGCTTCCCAAACTTCGGATGAAAGAATCTGGGAGATGCCTCTCTGGGATGAATACGCGGACGAACTCAAAAGTGATATCGCCGACATTCGTAACATCGCAAGCAGAGCCGGTGGTTCTCTTTCGGCCGCAAAATTTTTAGAAAAATTTGTCGATTCGGGAATCGCTTGGGCTCATATCGATATCGCCGGCGCGGCTTGGAGAAAAAAAGGTTCCGGAACTCAGATTGGAAACGGGCCTACGGGTTACGGGGTTCGATTGCTCGTAGACCTCGCCGAAAAAATAGGAAAGAAAAAATAG
- a CDS encoding sensor histidine kinase, whose amino-acid sequence MFRFVRINFLILFLLFFSGCTYLSLYSEEAPRAKDGVLNLTQVDWNTHKSINLSGKWKFYWSQLVSPTQNRSALPEKNRFVLNEAPSVWNGIDFFGETVQSYGFATYELKVLIPQGITNLALSIPDEGTAYNLYANGQLIASAGTFGLTKETSSAKYNPQIASLPDSNELNLTLHISNFQNRWGGYWYPIKIGRLEDVLKENQIKNNISFAVCISAAIMAVYNLLFFLFRRKDPTPLFFAIHCTLIFIRALTTGERFGHQLFPNLSWELLNRLEYISVYLSAPVLYAFLYRFSPTKFWERYGAYLNFPIYAASVAVLLLPNQIYTLTLFPTQIYCFLTVIPCWAILLIYGITKRYEGVWILFIGYVGVMFCTINDIVLTTSVTNSGYLIPYGQIFLIASHSILISRRFSTSLNKSENLSHQMKTLVSSTREIMSSSSFASATQVALEILSKNIRKNQELFIYLPEQNSSNWKQYSIDTENGLRVREVSGLLSHNTVEVNLSSLSTPSLLNDRLLLPVQSAQTNFVILDLPIQGFLNLDSEMDWVQGIAYALALSIQNLLRQDRDKLAVIGELSAEIAHDIGHHVILIQKILKNMNQNGKNDSHIGIAQAKKETEALANLSLDILEFSKKRIILDLKSVNIGEYFNGVREDLELFFEGTGILLTFEILADGEVKLDPLRIRRLVLNIAKNAADAVGENGSFSVRIEKESQTLYIIFKDNGPGLSEDLKKAFYGSVIETKKPQGTGLGLSIVRKIALAHGGEVLLDSSPGKGSRFTILLPC is encoded by the coding sequence ATGTTCCGTTTTGTTCGCATTAATTTTTTGATTCTCTTTCTTTTATTTTTCTCAGGCTGCACTTATTTGAGCCTTTACAGTGAAGAGGCTCCCAGAGCCAAAGACGGGGTTTTAAATCTAACACAAGTAGATTGGAATACTCATAAGAGTATAAATCTCTCCGGAAAATGGAAATTTTATTGGAGTCAACTTGTTTCTCCGACTCAAAATCGGTCGGCGTTGCCTGAAAAGAATCGATTTGTTCTTAATGAAGCTCCTTCCGTTTGGAATGGAATCGACTTTTTTGGAGAGACCGTACAGAGTTACGGCTTCGCTACATACGAGCTCAAGGTTCTAATTCCGCAGGGAATCACAAACCTCGCTCTTTCAATTCCCGATGAAGGAACAGCTTACAACCTTTATGCGAACGGCCAACTCATCGCGAGCGCCGGAACGTTCGGTCTGACAAAAGAAACTTCCTCCGCAAAATACAATCCTCAAATCGCCTCTCTTCCGGACTCTAACGAATTGAATTTAACGCTTCATATTTCCAATTTTCAAAATCGCTGGGGAGGCTATTGGTATCCGATCAAAATCGGAAGACTGGAAGACGTGCTGAAAGAAAATCAAATCAAGAACAACATCAGCTTCGCGGTTTGTATCTCCGCGGCCATCATGGCGGTCTATAATCTTTTGTTTTTTCTCTTTCGAAGAAAAGACCCCACTCCTCTCTTTTTTGCGATTCATTGTACTTTGATATTTATTCGCGCATTGACCACCGGAGAAAGATTCGGTCATCAACTGTTTCCGAATCTTTCTTGGGAATTATTAAACCGACTAGAATACATTTCGGTTTATTTATCGGCGCCGGTTTTATACGCATTCTTATATCGTTTTTCCCCGACCAAATTTTGGGAAAGATACGGAGCCTATCTCAACTTTCCGATTTACGCCGCCTCCGTCGCGGTTTTACTCCTTCCAAATCAAATCTATACGCTCACATTATTTCCAACACAGATATATTGTTTTTTGACAGTAATTCCTTGCTGGGCGATTCTTCTCATCTATGGAATCACAAAAAGATACGAAGGAGTTTGGATTCTTTTTATAGGTTACGTCGGAGTTATGTTTTGCACGATAAACGACATCGTCTTAACGACCAGTGTCACCAATTCAGGGTATCTAATTCCTTACGGTCAAATTTTTCTGATCGCTTCGCATTCTATTTTGATTTCGAGACGTTTTTCCACTTCGCTTAACAAATCTGAAAATCTTTCGCACCAGATGAAAACTCTCGTTTCTTCCACGAGAGAGATCATGTCCTCTTCTTCATTTGCGTCCGCAACCCAGGTCGCTCTTGAAATTCTTTCAAAAAATATCCGGAAAAATCAGGAACTCTTTATCTATCTTCCGGAACAGAATTCTTCCAATTGGAAACAATATTCGATCGATACCGAAAACGGTCTTCGCGTAAGAGAAGTTTCAGGGCTTCTGTCGCACAATACCGTAGAAGTCAATTTATCTTCCTTGTCCACTCCGTCTTTGTTAAACGACCGACTTCTTCTACCGGTTCAGAGCGCTCAGACAAACTTTGTAATCTTAGATCTTCCGATACAAGGATTTCTAAATCTCGATTCGGAGATGGATTGGGTGCAGGGAATCGCCTATGCATTGGCTCTTTCGATCCAAAACTTACTGAGACAAGACAGGGATAAATTGGCGGTTATCGGCGAACTTTCAGCGGAAATCGCTCACGACATCGGACATCACGTTATTCTCATTCAAAAAATTCTAAAGAATATGAATCAAAACGGAAAGAACGATTCTCATATCGGCATCGCGCAGGCTAAAAAGGAAACGGAAGCCCTCGCAAACCTCTCCCTGGATATATTAGAATTTTCTAAAAAACGCATCATCCTGGATTTAAAATCTGTCAACATCGGAGAATACTTCAACGGCGTCAGAGAAGATCTGGAACTTTTTTTCGAAGGAACGGGAATTCTTCTTACTTTCGAAATTCTCGCCGATGGAGAAGTAAAATTGGATCCGCTTCGTATCCGAAGATTGGTTTTAAACATCGCAAAGAACGCAGCCGATGCCGTCGGTGAAAACGGAAGTTTTTCCGTTCGGATTGAAAAAGAATCTCAAACCTTATACATCATATTCAAGGACAACGGCCCTGGACTGAGTGAAGATCTCAAGAAAGCATTTTACGGTTCCGTAATAGAAACAAAAAAACCGCAAGGAACCGGGCTTGGTCTTTCGATCGTGAGAAAAATTGCGCTCGCTCACGGAGGAGAAGTTTTATTGGATTCTTCTCCCGGTAAAGGCAGCAGATTTACGATTCTACTGCCTTGCTAA
- the bcp gene encoding thioredoxin-dependent thiol peroxidase, which translates to MTELKVGSKAPSFTGLNEKGEKVKLSDLAGAKGTVLYFYPKDQTPGCTTEACDFRDNFSRIKKTGFNVVGVSKDTVKSHQKFVEKQELNFTLISDEDGKICEAFDVWHLKKFMGRESMGIVRTTFLIGADGKILKVYPKVSVKGHVDEILSDIKALEKK; encoded by the coding sequence ATGACTGAACTCAAAGTTGGTTCCAAGGCCCCCAGTTTTACGGGGCTCAACGAAAAAGGCGAAAAAGTAAAACTCTCCGATTTAGCGGGCGCAAAGGGAACGGTCCTCTATTTTTATCCTAAGGACCAAACCCCGGGTTGTACCACGGAGGCCTGCGACTTCCGAGACAACTTTTCGAGAATCAAAAAGACGGGATTCAACGTGGTCGGAGTTTCGAAAGATACCGTAAAATCACATCAGAAATTCGTTGAAAAGCAGGAGCTAAACTTCACGCTGATCTCGGACGAGGATGGAAAGATCTGCGAAGCCTTTGACGTCTGGCATCTCAAGAAATTTATGGGAAGAGAATCGATGGGAATCGTTCGCACTACCTTCCTCATCGGGGCCGACGGAAAGATTCTAAAGGTTTACCCGAAGGTCAGCGTAAAAGGACACGTGGATGAAATCCTCTCCGATATCAAAGCTCTGGAGAAAAAATGA
- a CDS encoding glycosyl hydrolase family 18 protein, giving the protein MKFFKLTKIKLILLILFSIFLIAIFVIWKNWKDISNHPGLQLFQVEEGERETGAEKEFLASTWSSDIVAMTENIRLYDEIHPFLYTLEGGRSNTGNIQSVWNPQAQEFYIWALKKISPRTKIIPTIFRWENDFEKISDAIGLNGNTKIRDYHIEQILKEIEKYDFDGIDIDYEGMTCEKKESFETFLTLLSGELKKKNKLLSVAIHPKTLAEEKSEYVCKGLKDPISVDFYEAYRGQLTHDYEFLGKIADKVKIMAYELHPRKNAFPGPGPQAPSWWIERILEYSTKRIPKEKLYMAIPTYGYDWPLNCDIPSKAVFYSRAQYIKKNWKPREEEPTDVLKIYKEARKSGDWIYLRPYLYRHEGHVYDDPSLWYTLGGCDRVAFYMNRRSFETKMNLLKKFKIRGFSFWQLIQDNDPEIHSYLKEMIEAPEKN; this is encoded by the coding sequence ATGAAATTCTTTAAACTTACCAAAATAAAACTGATTCTTCTCATTCTATTTTCGATCTTTCTGATTGCTATATTTGTAATATGGAAAAACTGGAAAGATATTTCTAATCATCCCGGCTTGCAACTTTTTCAGGTCGAAGAAGGGGAACGAGAAACCGGAGCCGAAAAAGAATTTTTGGCTTCTACTTGGTCGTCCGATATCGTTGCGATGACTGAAAACATACGTTTGTATGACGAGATCCATCCTTTTCTCTATACTCTGGAGGGAGGAAGAAGTAATACGGGAAACATTCAATCCGTATGGAATCCACAGGCTCAGGAATTTTATATCTGGGCGCTAAAGAAAATTTCTCCAAGAACAAAAATCATTCCTACGATCTTTCGATGGGAGAATGACTTTGAAAAAATCTCCGATGCGATCGGCCTCAACGGAAATACAAAGATTCGAGACTATCACATAGAACAAATTCTAAAAGAAATCGAAAAATACGATTTTGATGGAATCGATATTGACTATGAAGGGATGACCTGTGAGAAAAAGGAAAGTTTTGAAACATTCTTAACCTTGCTCTCCGGAGAATTAAAAAAGAAGAATAAACTTTTGTCCGTTGCGATTCATCCAAAAACATTGGCGGAGGAAAAGTCGGAGTATGTATGTAAGGGGTTGAAGGATCCGATCTCGGTCGATTTTTACGAAGCCTACCGGGGACAACTTACTCATGACTACGAATTTCTGGGAAAGATTGCCGATAAGGTAAAAATTATGGCGTATGAACTTCATCCTAGAAAGAATGCGTTTCCGGGACCGGGTCCACAGGCCCCTTCTTGGTGGATCGAAAGAATATTAGAATATTCTACAAAACGAATTCCTAAAGAGAAACTTTATATGGCCATTCCCACATACGGATACGACTGGCCTTTAAATTGTGATATTCCTTCGAAAGCTGTTTTTTATTCGAGAGCTCAGTATATCAAAAAGAATTGGAAGCCCCGAGAAGAGGAGCCCACCGATGTTTTAAAAATTTATAAAGAAGCAAGAAAGTCCGGAGATTGGATTTATCTAAGGCCGTATCTCTATCGACACGAGGGACACGTCTATGACGATCCTTCTCTTTGGTATACGTTAGGCGGTTGTGATCGAGTTGCCTTTTATATGAACCGAAGATCTTTTGAGACAAAGATGAATCTTCTTAAAAAGTTTAAGATTCGCGGGTTTTCGTTCTGGCAACTCATTCAAGACAATGATCCGGAAATCCATTCCTATCTGAAAGAAATGATCGAAGCCCCGGAGAAGAATTAG
- a CDS encoding LysR family transcriptional regulator, translating into MDIPSLIIFREVVREGSFTRAAEKLHFVQSNVTARIQVLERELKANLFQRSKNGASLTAKGKILYDYCERILTLTEEAERALSESGTPEGPLEIGSGQTTASVRLPSILSKYHNKFPKVQLSLRQGNTDELVRAVLEKRLDGAFVYEGFSHSPFLETPAFTENLVIVAPSSMKRNEIISSWKQLSILTFKAGCTFRNRLDQWIQEQSLPPGKRIEFESLDAILSCVISGMGISLLPESYLNEKKQKKFLTILPLPSKLRRIRTVFIRNRELQPRSSLNEFVKMFEK; encoded by the coding sequence ATGGATATTCCTTCGTTAATAATTTTTAGAGAAGTAGTAAGAGAAGGAAGTTTTACGCGCGCCGCGGAAAAATTACATTTCGTACAATCCAATGTGACCGCGAGAATTCAAGTTTTAGAAAGGGAACTCAAGGCAAATCTATTTCAGAGATCAAAGAACGGAGCCTCTCTGACCGCAAAGGGAAAGATTTTATACGATTACTGCGAGAGAATATTGACCCTTACTGAAGAAGCGGAAAGAGCCCTTTCCGAATCTGGAACGCCGGAAGGACCGCTGGAGATCGGCTCGGGACAAACGACTGCATCGGTAAGACTTCCGTCGATTCTCTCTAAGTATCATAATAAATTTCCTAAAGTTCAACTTTCCTTGAGACAAGGAAATACGGATGAGTTGGTTCGAGCCGTCTTGGAAAAAAGATTGGATGGCGCCTTTGTCTACGAAGGATTTTCGCATTCTCCATTTTTGGAGACGCCGGCTTTTACGGAAAATCTTGTAATCGTGGCGCCGAGTTCGATGAAAAGAAACGAGATTATATCTTCTTGGAAACAATTATCGATTCTTACGTTTAAAGCTGGTTGTACGTTTCGAAACAGACTCGATCAGTGGATCCAAGAACAGTCGCTTCCGCCCGGAAAAAGAATCGAATTTGAATCCTTGGACGCGATTCTTTCTTGCGTAATTTCAGGAATGGGGATTTCGCTTTTGCCGGAATCGTATCTGAATGAAAAGAAACAAAAGAAATTTTTAACCATTCTTCCTTTACCTTCTAAGCTAAGGAGAATTCGGACCGTCTTTATTAGGAATCGAGAATTACAACCGAGGAGTTCGTTAAACGAATTCGTGAAGATGTTTGAAAAATAA